The following are encoded together in the Osmia lignaria lignaria isolate PbOS001 chromosome 13, iyOsmLign1, whole genome shotgun sequence genome:
- the LOC117602439 gene encoding uncharacterized protein LOC117602439 isoform X6, translating to MDIPFFQRHRLSRVHRRLLVMWNLVYPKSKNDDQHRVTEFRITMTKQQPNKEDDEDVVCGIDTSTTISEETFPRYKTPVHLEKSVKSVAIQTIIGQPLRLRVLPSVKDIVHENETNSADVKGFSKIWKYIRFLGRLSLSLFGLFWFLITWAIVGAIVFCAIEGPREREQVTILKDLQNDLSVSLATELRQLRTEKEEDLEPLWSVKVEKYVAKHEELLLRAVSSGYGESGNSGELWTLPGCILFSLSLLTTLGFGAPVPRTTIGRTVTVIFAAIGIPAHFLLIMNVGLLLAIRLQRYAISRKFDEYDQKDPKYLAPIPKWVKIVPFVFGASYYLMGIVCFGLARSRPIAASVLFPLDFTAAGGLSTIVGHVRVLYGLYLEVCYCSYLYSWLLYEKYGINLLHTLI from the exons ATGGATATACCCTTTTTCCAGCGCCACCGACTCTCGAGGGTGCATCGACGCCTGTTAGTAATGTG GAACTTGGTATATCCGAAATCGAAGAACGACGACCAGCATCGAGTTACGGAATTCCGTATAACGATGACGAAGCAACAACCAAACAAGGAAGACGATGAGGATGTGGTTTGCGGAATCG ATACATCTACGACAATATCAGAAGAGACTTTTCCACGATACAAAACGCCGGTGCATTTAGAAAAATCCGTCAAATCGGTTGCCATTCAAACGATAATTGGCCAACCATTGCGACTAAGAGTTTTGCCATCCGTTAAAGACATTGTTCATGAAAACGAAACGAATTCAGCAGATGTAAAAGGATTTTCTAAAATATGGAAATATATTAGATTCTTAGGAAGATTATCCCTTTCTTTGTTCG GATTGTTCTGGTTTCTCATCACCTGGGCAATCGTAGGTGCCATTGTTTTCTGCGCCATCGAAGGGCCAAGGGAACGTGAACAAGTAACAATACTGAAAGATTTGCAAAATGATTTATCAGTTAGCTTAGCAACGGAGTTAAGACAATTGCGTacagaaaaagaggaagatctAGAACCACTTTGGAGTGTCAAAGTAGAAAAATATGTGGCGAAACACGAAGAGCTTTTGCTGAGGGCAGTTAGTTCTGGATATGGTGAAAGTGGCAATAGTGGAGAACTTTGGACGCTTCCTGGTTGTATCCTATTTTCTCTTTCACTTCTCACTACTCTTG GTTTCGGTGCTCCCGTTCCACGTACAACAATCGGTCGTACGGTAACCGTTATTTTTGCAGCAATTGGTATACCTGCACATTTCCTTTTGATCATGAACGTCGGCCTTCTGTTAGCTATTCGATTACAGAGATACGCCATATCAAGGAAATTTGATGAATATGATCAAAAGGATCCGAAATATTTAGCACCGATACCCAAATGGGTTAAAATAGTACCTTTCGTTTTTGGAg ccAGTTACTATCTGATGGGAATTGTGTGCTTTGGACTAGCCAGATCCAGACCGATTGCAGCAAGCGTTCTGTTCCCTTTAGATTTTACTGCTGCCGGTGGTCTATCAACTATCGTTGGCCATGTACGAGTATTGTATGGTCTTTATCTCGAAG tttGTTATTGTTCGTATCTTTATTCGTGGTTGTTATACGAAAAGTATGGCATAAACTTATTGCATACTTTAATATAG
- the LOC117602439 gene encoding uncharacterized protein LOC117602439 isoform X5 — protein sequence MDIPFFQRHRLSRVHRRLLVMWNLVYPKSKNDDQHRVTEFRITMTKQQPNKEDDEDVVCGIDTSTTISEETFPRYKTPVHLEKSVKSVAIQTIIGQPLRLRVLPSVKDIVHENETNSADVKGFSKIWKYIRFLGRLSLSLFGLFWFLITWAIVGAIVFCAIEGPREREQVTILKDLQNDLSVSLATELRQLRTEKEEDLEPLWSVKVEKYVAKHEELLLRAVSSGYGESGNSGELWTLPGCILFSLSLLTTLGFGAPVPRTTIGRTVTVIFAAIGIPAHFLLIMNVGLLLAIRLQRYAISRKFDEYDQKDPKYLAPIPKWVKIVPFVFGASYYLMGIVCFGLARSRPIAASVLFPLDFTAAGGLSTIVGHVRVLYGLYLEGAVTIAAFAVAVLRVSATQNLTNIGLKYGLLIEA from the exons ATGGATATACCCTTTTTCCAGCGCCACCGACTCTCGAGGGTGCATCGACGCCTGTTAGTAATGTG GAACTTGGTATATCCGAAATCGAAGAACGACGACCAGCATCGAGTTACGGAATTCCGTATAACGATGACGAAGCAACAACCAAACAAGGAAGACGATGAGGATGTGGTTTGCGGAATCG ATACATCTACGACAATATCAGAAGAGACTTTTCCACGATACAAAACGCCGGTGCATTTAGAAAAATCCGTCAAATCGGTTGCCATTCAAACGATAATTGGCCAACCATTGCGACTAAGAGTTTTGCCATCCGTTAAAGACATTGTTCATGAAAACGAAACGAATTCAGCAGATGTAAAAGGATTTTCTAAAATATGGAAATATATTAGATTCTTAGGAAGATTATCCCTTTCTTTGTTCG GATTGTTCTGGTTTCTCATCACCTGGGCAATCGTAGGTGCCATTGTTTTCTGCGCCATCGAAGGGCCAAGGGAACGTGAACAAGTAACAATACTGAAAGATTTGCAAAATGATTTATCAGTTAGCTTAGCAACGGAGTTAAGACAATTGCGTacagaaaaagaggaagatctAGAACCACTTTGGAGTGTCAAAGTAGAAAAATATGTGGCGAAACACGAAGAGCTTTTGCTGAGGGCAGTTAGTTCTGGATATGGTGAAAGTGGCAATAGTGGAGAACTTTGGACGCTTCCTGGTTGTATCCTATTTTCTCTTTCACTTCTCACTACTCTTG GTTTCGGTGCTCCCGTTCCACGTACAACAATCGGTCGTACGGTAACCGTTATTTTTGCAGCAATTGGTATACCTGCACATTTCCTTTTGATCATGAACGTCGGCCTTCTGTTAGCTATTCGATTACAGAGATACGCCATATCAAGGAAATTTGATGAATATGATCAAAAGGATCCGAAATATTTAGCACCGATACCCAAATGGGTTAAAATAGTACCTTTCGTTTTTGGAg ccAGTTACTATCTGATGGGAATTGTGTGCTTTGGACTAGCCAGATCCAGACCGATTGCAGCAAGCGTTCTGTTCCCTTTAGATTTTACTGCTGCCGGTGGTCTATCAACTATCGTTGGCCATGTACGAGTATTGTATGGTCTTTATCTCGAAGGTGCAGTCACTATTGCAGCTTTTGCAGTTGCCGTATTGCGTGTATCAGCTACACAGAACTTGACCAATATCGGTCTCAAATACGGTTTACTAATAGAAGCTTAA
- the LOC117602439 gene encoding uncharacterized protein LOC117602439 isoform X4, with the protein MTKQQPNKEDDEDVVCGIDTSTTISEETFPRYKTPVHLEKSVKSVAIQTIIGQPLRLRVLPSVKDIVHENETNSADVKGFSKIWKYIRFLGRLSLSLFGLFWFLITWAIVGAIVFCAIEGPREREQVTILKDLQNDLSVSLATELRQLRTEKEEDLEPLWSVKVEKYVAKHEELLLRAVSSGYGESGNSGELWTLPGCILFSLSLLTTLGFGAPVPRTTIGRTVTVIFAAIGIPAHFLLIMNVGLLLAIRLQRYAISRKFDEYDQKDPKYLAPIPKWVKIVPFVFGEQDCRKTWALLRDSFRRAIKKQKKNSQANVTCKKWRYQDEMSFLIPFMKERSTLCILTPQTDEHDDYEVNLDSESSIPSLDYTSDRVSTDNNPFNLSTATAVVRSTKCQRNNSFKNLSSEETLMKYVLDNKRNCDDIEQFFASMATTVKSFPPRERAVAKAKVFELISKMEIDILSNPSTSDNKPTMPF; encoded by the exons ATGACGAAGCAACAACCAAACAAGGAAGACGATGAGGATGTGGTTTGCGGAATCG ATACATCTACGACAATATCAGAAGAGACTTTTCCACGATACAAAACGCCGGTGCATTTAGAAAAATCCGTCAAATCGGTTGCCATTCAAACGATAATTGGCCAACCATTGCGACTAAGAGTTTTGCCATCCGTTAAAGACATTGTTCATGAAAACGAAACGAATTCAGCAGATGTAAAAGGATTTTCTAAAATATGGAAATATATTAGATTCTTAGGAAGATTATCCCTTTCTTTGTTCG GATTGTTCTGGTTTCTCATCACCTGGGCAATCGTAGGTGCCATTGTTTTCTGCGCCATCGAAGGGCCAAGGGAACGTGAACAAGTAACAATACTGAAAGATTTGCAAAATGATTTATCAGTTAGCTTAGCAACGGAGTTAAGACAATTGCGTacagaaaaagaggaagatctAGAACCACTTTGGAGTGTCAAAGTAGAAAAATATGTGGCGAAACACGAAGAGCTTTTGCTGAGGGCAGTTAGTTCTGGATATGGTGAAAGTGGCAATAGTGGAGAACTTTGGACGCTTCCTGGTTGTATCCTATTTTCTCTTTCACTTCTCACTACTCTTG GTTTCGGTGCTCCCGTTCCACGTACAACAATCGGTCGTACGGTAACCGTTATTTTTGCAGCAATTGGTATACCTGCACATTTCCTTTTGATCATGAACGTCGGCCTTCTGTTAGCTATTCGATTACAGAGATACGCCATATCAAGGAAATTTGATGAATATGATCAAAAGGATCCGAAATATTTAGCACCGATACCCAAATGGGTTAAAATAGTACCTTTCGTTTTTGGAg AACAAGACTGCAGAAAAACTTGGGCCTTATTGCGAGACTCCTTCAGGCGTGCcataaagaaacagaaaaagaataGCCAAGCGAACGTAACTTGCAAGAAATGGAGGTATCAAGACGAGATGTCGTTTCTAATACCGTTTATGAAGGAAAGATCTACTCTTTGCATACTGACACCTCAAACCGACGAGCACGATGATTATGAAGTTAATTTGGATAGTGAAAGTTCTATCCCATCTCTAGATTATACATCCGATAGAGTGTCAACAGACAACAACCCATTCAATCTGAGTACAGCAACGGCCGTGGTGCGTTCAACTAAATGCCAacgaaataattcatttaagaatcTCTCGAGCGAAGAAACATTAATGAAATACGTATTAGATAATAAAAGGAACTGCGACGACATTGAACAGTTCTTTGCCAGTATGGCCACGACAGTGAAATCGTTTCCTCCGCGAGAGAGAGCTGTAGCAAAAGCTAAGGTGTTTGAACTTATTTCGAAAATGGAAATAGATATTCTAAGCAATCCATCTACTTCTGATAACAAACCAACGATGCCCTTCTAG
- the LOC117602439 gene encoding uncharacterized protein LOC117602439 isoform X1: protein MDIPFFQRHRLSRVHRRLLVMWNLVYPKSKNDDQHRVTEFRITMTKQQPNKEDDEDVVCGIDTSTTISEETFPRYKTPVHLEKSVKSVAIQTIIGQPLRLRVLPSVKDIVHENETNSADVKGFSKIWKYIRFLGRLSLSLFGLFWFLITWAIVGAIVFCAIEGPREREQVTILKDLQNDLSVSLATELRQLRTEKEEDLEPLWSVKVEKYVAKHEELLLRAVSSGYGESGNSGELWTLPGCILFSLSLLTTLGFGAPVPRTTIGRTVTVIFAAIGIPAHFLLIMNVGLLLAIRLQRYAISRKFDEYDQKDPKYLAPIPKWVKIVPFVFGEQDCRKTWALLRDSFRRAIKKQKKNSQANVTCKKWRYQDEMSFLIPFMKERSTLCILTPQTDEHDDYEVNLDSESSIPSLDYTSDRVSTDNNPFNLSTATAVVRSTKCQRNNSFKNLSSEETLMKYVLDNKRNCDDIEQFFASMATTVKSFPPRERAVAKAKVFELISKMEIDILSNPSTSDNKPTMPF, encoded by the exons ATGGATATACCCTTTTTCCAGCGCCACCGACTCTCGAGGGTGCATCGACGCCTGTTAGTAATGTG GAACTTGGTATATCCGAAATCGAAGAACGACGACCAGCATCGAGTTACGGAATTCCGTATAACGATGACGAAGCAACAACCAAACAAGGAAGACGATGAGGATGTGGTTTGCGGAATCG ATACATCTACGACAATATCAGAAGAGACTTTTCCACGATACAAAACGCCGGTGCATTTAGAAAAATCCGTCAAATCGGTTGCCATTCAAACGATAATTGGCCAACCATTGCGACTAAGAGTTTTGCCATCCGTTAAAGACATTGTTCATGAAAACGAAACGAATTCAGCAGATGTAAAAGGATTTTCTAAAATATGGAAATATATTAGATTCTTAGGAAGATTATCCCTTTCTTTGTTCG GATTGTTCTGGTTTCTCATCACCTGGGCAATCGTAGGTGCCATTGTTTTCTGCGCCATCGAAGGGCCAAGGGAACGTGAACAAGTAACAATACTGAAAGATTTGCAAAATGATTTATCAGTTAGCTTAGCAACGGAGTTAAGACAATTGCGTacagaaaaagaggaagatctAGAACCACTTTGGAGTGTCAAAGTAGAAAAATATGTGGCGAAACACGAAGAGCTTTTGCTGAGGGCAGTTAGTTCTGGATATGGTGAAAGTGGCAATAGTGGAGAACTTTGGACGCTTCCTGGTTGTATCCTATTTTCTCTTTCACTTCTCACTACTCTTG GTTTCGGTGCTCCCGTTCCACGTACAACAATCGGTCGTACGGTAACCGTTATTTTTGCAGCAATTGGTATACCTGCACATTTCCTTTTGATCATGAACGTCGGCCTTCTGTTAGCTATTCGATTACAGAGATACGCCATATCAAGGAAATTTGATGAATATGATCAAAAGGATCCGAAATATTTAGCACCGATACCCAAATGGGTTAAAATAGTACCTTTCGTTTTTGGAg AACAAGACTGCAGAAAAACTTGGGCCTTATTGCGAGACTCCTTCAGGCGTGCcataaagaaacagaaaaagaataGCCAAGCGAACGTAACTTGCAAGAAATGGAGGTATCAAGACGAGATGTCGTTTCTAATACCGTTTATGAAGGAAAGATCTACTCTTTGCATACTGACACCTCAAACCGACGAGCACGATGATTATGAAGTTAATTTGGATAGTGAAAGTTCTATCCCATCTCTAGATTATACATCCGATAGAGTGTCAACAGACAACAACCCATTCAATCTGAGTACAGCAACGGCCGTGGTGCGTTCAACTAAATGCCAacgaaataattcatttaagaatcTCTCGAGCGAAGAAACATTAATGAAATACGTATTAGATAATAAAAGGAACTGCGACGACATTGAACAGTTCTTTGCCAGTATGGCCACGACAGTGAAATCGTTTCCTCCGCGAGAGAGAGCTGTAGCAAAAGCTAAGGTGTTTGAACTTATTTCGAAAATGGAAATAGATATTCTAAGCAATCCATCTACTTCTGATAACAAACCAACGATGCCCTTCTAG
- the LOC117602439 gene encoding uncharacterized protein LOC117602439 isoform X2, translating into MDIPFFQRHRLSRVHRRLNLVYPKSKNDDQHRVTEFRITMTKQQPNKEDDEDVVCGIDTSTTISEETFPRYKTPVHLEKSVKSVAIQTIIGQPLRLRVLPSVKDIVHENETNSADVKGFSKIWKYIRFLGRLSLSLFGLFWFLITWAIVGAIVFCAIEGPREREQVTILKDLQNDLSVSLATELRQLRTEKEEDLEPLWSVKVEKYVAKHEELLLRAVSSGYGESGNSGELWTLPGCILFSLSLLTTLGFGAPVPRTTIGRTVTVIFAAIGIPAHFLLIMNVGLLLAIRLQRYAISRKFDEYDQKDPKYLAPIPKWVKIVPFVFGEQDCRKTWALLRDSFRRAIKKQKKNSQANVTCKKWRYQDEMSFLIPFMKERSTLCILTPQTDEHDDYEVNLDSESSIPSLDYTSDRVSTDNNPFNLSTATAVVRSTKCQRNNSFKNLSSEETLMKYVLDNKRNCDDIEQFFASMATTVKSFPPRERAVAKAKVFELISKMEIDILSNPSTSDNKPTMPF; encoded by the exons ATGGATATACCCTTTTTCCAGCGCCACCGACTCTCGAGGGTGCATCGACGCCT GAACTTGGTATATCCGAAATCGAAGAACGACGACCAGCATCGAGTTACGGAATTCCGTATAACGATGACGAAGCAACAACCAAACAAGGAAGACGATGAGGATGTGGTTTGCGGAATCG ATACATCTACGACAATATCAGAAGAGACTTTTCCACGATACAAAACGCCGGTGCATTTAGAAAAATCCGTCAAATCGGTTGCCATTCAAACGATAATTGGCCAACCATTGCGACTAAGAGTTTTGCCATCCGTTAAAGACATTGTTCATGAAAACGAAACGAATTCAGCAGATGTAAAAGGATTTTCTAAAATATGGAAATATATTAGATTCTTAGGAAGATTATCCCTTTCTTTGTTCG GATTGTTCTGGTTTCTCATCACCTGGGCAATCGTAGGTGCCATTGTTTTCTGCGCCATCGAAGGGCCAAGGGAACGTGAACAAGTAACAATACTGAAAGATTTGCAAAATGATTTATCAGTTAGCTTAGCAACGGAGTTAAGACAATTGCGTacagaaaaagaggaagatctAGAACCACTTTGGAGTGTCAAAGTAGAAAAATATGTGGCGAAACACGAAGAGCTTTTGCTGAGGGCAGTTAGTTCTGGATATGGTGAAAGTGGCAATAGTGGAGAACTTTGGACGCTTCCTGGTTGTATCCTATTTTCTCTTTCACTTCTCACTACTCTTG GTTTCGGTGCTCCCGTTCCACGTACAACAATCGGTCGTACGGTAACCGTTATTTTTGCAGCAATTGGTATACCTGCACATTTCCTTTTGATCATGAACGTCGGCCTTCTGTTAGCTATTCGATTACAGAGATACGCCATATCAAGGAAATTTGATGAATATGATCAAAAGGATCCGAAATATTTAGCACCGATACCCAAATGGGTTAAAATAGTACCTTTCGTTTTTGGAg AACAAGACTGCAGAAAAACTTGGGCCTTATTGCGAGACTCCTTCAGGCGTGCcataaagaaacagaaaaagaataGCCAAGCGAACGTAACTTGCAAGAAATGGAGGTATCAAGACGAGATGTCGTTTCTAATACCGTTTATGAAGGAAAGATCTACTCTTTGCATACTGACACCTCAAACCGACGAGCACGATGATTATGAAGTTAATTTGGATAGTGAAAGTTCTATCCCATCTCTAGATTATACATCCGATAGAGTGTCAACAGACAACAACCCATTCAATCTGAGTACAGCAACGGCCGTGGTGCGTTCAACTAAATGCCAacgaaataattcatttaagaatcTCTCGAGCGAAGAAACATTAATGAAATACGTATTAGATAATAAAAGGAACTGCGACGACATTGAACAGTTCTTTGCCAGTATGGCCACGACAGTGAAATCGTTTCCTCCGCGAGAGAGAGCTGTAGCAAAAGCTAAGGTGTTTGAACTTATTTCGAAAATGGAAATAGATATTCTAAGCAATCCATCTACTTCTGATAACAAACCAACGATGCCCTTCTAG
- the LOC117602439 gene encoding uncharacterized protein LOC117602439 isoform X3: MWNLVYPKSKNDDQHRVTEFRITMTKQQPNKEDDEDVVCGIDTSTTISEETFPRYKTPVHLEKSVKSVAIQTIIGQPLRLRVLPSVKDIVHENETNSADVKGFSKIWKYIRFLGRLSLSLFGLFWFLITWAIVGAIVFCAIEGPREREQVTILKDLQNDLSVSLATELRQLRTEKEEDLEPLWSVKVEKYVAKHEELLLRAVSSGYGESGNSGELWTLPGCILFSLSLLTTLGFGAPVPRTTIGRTVTVIFAAIGIPAHFLLIMNVGLLLAIRLQRYAISRKFDEYDQKDPKYLAPIPKWVKIVPFVFGEQDCRKTWALLRDSFRRAIKKQKKNSQANVTCKKWRYQDEMSFLIPFMKERSTLCILTPQTDEHDDYEVNLDSESSIPSLDYTSDRVSTDNNPFNLSTATAVVRSTKCQRNNSFKNLSSEETLMKYVLDNKRNCDDIEQFFASMATTVKSFPPRERAVAKAKVFELISKMEIDILSNPSTSDNKPTMPF; this comes from the exons ATGTG GAACTTGGTATATCCGAAATCGAAGAACGACGACCAGCATCGAGTTACGGAATTCCGTATAACGATGACGAAGCAACAACCAAACAAGGAAGACGATGAGGATGTGGTTTGCGGAATCG ATACATCTACGACAATATCAGAAGAGACTTTTCCACGATACAAAACGCCGGTGCATTTAGAAAAATCCGTCAAATCGGTTGCCATTCAAACGATAATTGGCCAACCATTGCGACTAAGAGTTTTGCCATCCGTTAAAGACATTGTTCATGAAAACGAAACGAATTCAGCAGATGTAAAAGGATTTTCTAAAATATGGAAATATATTAGATTCTTAGGAAGATTATCCCTTTCTTTGTTCG GATTGTTCTGGTTTCTCATCACCTGGGCAATCGTAGGTGCCATTGTTTTCTGCGCCATCGAAGGGCCAAGGGAACGTGAACAAGTAACAATACTGAAAGATTTGCAAAATGATTTATCAGTTAGCTTAGCAACGGAGTTAAGACAATTGCGTacagaaaaagaggaagatctAGAACCACTTTGGAGTGTCAAAGTAGAAAAATATGTGGCGAAACACGAAGAGCTTTTGCTGAGGGCAGTTAGTTCTGGATATGGTGAAAGTGGCAATAGTGGAGAACTTTGGACGCTTCCTGGTTGTATCCTATTTTCTCTTTCACTTCTCACTACTCTTG GTTTCGGTGCTCCCGTTCCACGTACAACAATCGGTCGTACGGTAACCGTTATTTTTGCAGCAATTGGTATACCTGCACATTTCCTTTTGATCATGAACGTCGGCCTTCTGTTAGCTATTCGATTACAGAGATACGCCATATCAAGGAAATTTGATGAATATGATCAAAAGGATCCGAAATATTTAGCACCGATACCCAAATGGGTTAAAATAGTACCTTTCGTTTTTGGAg AACAAGACTGCAGAAAAACTTGGGCCTTATTGCGAGACTCCTTCAGGCGTGCcataaagaaacagaaaaagaataGCCAAGCGAACGTAACTTGCAAGAAATGGAGGTATCAAGACGAGATGTCGTTTCTAATACCGTTTATGAAGGAAAGATCTACTCTTTGCATACTGACACCTCAAACCGACGAGCACGATGATTATGAAGTTAATTTGGATAGTGAAAGTTCTATCCCATCTCTAGATTATACATCCGATAGAGTGTCAACAGACAACAACCCATTCAATCTGAGTACAGCAACGGCCGTGGTGCGTTCAACTAAATGCCAacgaaataattcatttaagaatcTCTCGAGCGAAGAAACATTAATGAAATACGTATTAGATAATAAAAGGAACTGCGACGACATTGAACAGTTCTTTGCCAGTATGGCCACGACAGTGAAATCGTTTCCTCCGCGAGAGAGAGCTGTAGCAAAAGCTAAGGTGTTTGAACTTATTTCGAAAATGGAAATAGATATTCTAAGCAATCCATCTACTTCTGATAACAAACCAACGATGCCCTTCTAG